A genomic stretch from Priestia filamentosa includes:
- a CDS encoding LacI family DNA-binding transcriptional regulator, whose amino-acid sequence MAVTLKDIARECGVSYSTVSKALKDSPLVTEATKRIIKEKAEEMNYIPNNSARSLVSNRSNTIGLIWPAVDRVAITTLASQINQALKKEGYFMVISIEDPITAAQKFLELRFDGVIIFDEGEHTTLPTKITKNIPVVAYGVERELDYPTINVNHDLAMKQAIDALINQGYQQIDYIGDIHTNDMRQIVKKDTFISHCQERNISYRMIHSGGLSEEGASRAIKAFLVNNKLNGGIICGSYDITRGLLHNLKDNVNAHTIFSYDNIDQFKSIDTPIYSVGVPSHIIAQNLVDVLLNAIKTNQVNRSIIQLKPKISYR is encoded by the coding sequence ATGGCAGTAACATTAAAAGATATCGCACGCGAATGTGGTGTGAGCTATTCAACGGTAAGTAAGGCTTTAAAAGATTCCCCACTGGTTACCGAAGCAACAAAGAGAATAATTAAAGAAAAAGCCGAGGAAATGAATTATATACCTAACAATTCAGCCAGATCCCTAGTTTCCAATCGAAGTAATACCATCGGATTAATTTGGCCGGCTGTAGACAGAGTGGCAATAACAACCCTAGCCTCTCAGATTAATCAGGCATTAAAAAAAGAGGGCTATTTTATGGTAATTTCTATTGAAGACCCTATAACTGCAGCACAAAAATTTTTGGAATTACGATTTGATGGAGTTATCATTTTCGATGAAGGTGAACATACGACATTACCAACAAAGATTACTAAGAACATACCAGTAGTTGCTTATGGAGTCGAAAGAGAATTAGACTATCCAACAATCAATGTCAATCACGATTTAGCAATGAAACAAGCCATTGACGCACTAATTAACCAAGGATACCAACAAATTGATTATATTGGTGATATTCACACCAATGATATGAGACAAATTGTTAAAAAAGACACCTTTATAAGTCATTGTCAAGAAAGAAATATATCCTATCGTATGATTCATTCCGGAGGGTTATCAGAAGAGGGTGCTAGTCGAGCTATAAAAGCTTTCTTAGTTAATAATAAACTTAATGGAGGGATTATTTGTGGTAGCTATGATATCACAAGGGGACTTCTTCATAATCTGAAAGACAATGTAAATGCACATACCATTTTTTCTTATGATAATATTGATCAATTTAAATCAATTGATACCCCAATTTATTCTGTTGGTGTACCATCTCACATCATTGCACAAAACCTTGTTGATGTACTATTAAATGCGATTAAAACCAATCAGGTTAACCGTTCAATTATACAATTGAAACCCAAAATAAGCTATCGATGA
- a CDS encoding TIM-barrel domain-containing protein has product MSVFQVIEHKHNQIVLYDNVDRIYCNIRVLEPYIINISMNEQKEINFPTWTVTPGDTPLPFEGISRQDMSPFSCPNYTFTETEDTLEICTSQIKLVIQKEDFYLSWFQKDKTEEYVEVLTDRRTQSYKHHISPNHPTCHYLQRHENEMYFGLGEKTGVANRHGRRFRMKNIDAMGYNAEATDPLYKHIPFYITYKPDVDQAIGIFYDDYQDSVFDFGQELDNYHGHYRYYETKSSFLDYYVIAGPKVKNVTQRFSWLTGRPTMMPQWSLSYSGSTMQYTDEPNSHKRMKHFLSQCQTHQISVRSFHLSSGYTSIEDKRYVFNWNYDKFPDPKAFGKSFTARGVEIVANIKPSLMLNHPLLHEVLAFDGFVKDEHGEPLLIQFWDDKGYYLDFTNPNTITWWQDKIKTTLLDNHINCTWNDNNEFEIWDDEAQVYGFGQGGKFNQYKAIMPLLMMKASREIQMNYHQDNMPYVISRSGCAGMGKYVQTWTGDNHTSWHTLKFNNKMAIGLSLSGVFNFGHDIGGFSGPKPAPELFLRWVQCGVFYPRFSIHSWNSDGSVNEAWMHPEVIDEVKSAMHFHERLTPYLQELVEYSHSHFEPIIRPTFYDFYNDQNTYLDTDDFMLGNKILVCPIVEQGQTERNVYLPKNEEGWVNYHTNESYKGGQTITVPTTLEHIPLFIRKSSSIPMYNHELTEVKSYYFE; this is encoded by the coding sequence ATGAGTGTTTTTCAAGTAATTGAACATAAACATAATCAAATTGTTTTATATGATAATGTAGATCGTATTTATTGCAATATTCGGGTACTAGAACCATATATAATTAATATAAGCATGAACGAACAAAAGGAAATTAATTTCCCAACTTGGACAGTTACTCCTGGAGATACGCCCTTGCCTTTTGAAGGTATTTCACGTCAAGATATGTCACCATTCTCCTGTCCGAATTATACGTTTACTGAAACGGAAGATACGCTAGAGATATGTACATCTCAAATTAAATTAGTTATTCAGAAAGAAGATTTTTACCTTTCCTGGTTTCAAAAGGATAAAACAGAAGAATATGTGGAAGTACTTACTGACCGCCGTACACAAAGTTACAAACATCACATTAGTCCAAATCATCCAACATGTCACTATTTACAACGACATGAAAATGAGATGTATTTTGGTTTGGGGGAAAAAACAGGGGTTGCTAATAGACACGGAAGGCGCTTTCGTATGAAGAATATTGATGCTATGGGTTATAATGCTGAAGCAACGGATCCCTTGTATAAACATATCCCTTTTTATATCACCTATAAACCTGATGTAGACCAAGCGATTGGTATATTCTACGATGACTATCAAGATTCGGTATTTGATTTTGGTCAAGAATTAGATAATTATCATGGTCACTATCGTTATTATGAAACGAAAAGTAGTTTTCTAGATTATTATGTAATTGCTGGACCTAAAGTGAAAAATGTCACCCAAAGATTCAGTTGGCTAACAGGGCGACCAACTATGATGCCTCAATGGAGTCTATCTTATTCTGGTTCCACCATGCAGTATACGGATGAACCAAATTCCCATAAAAGAATGAAACATTTTCTATCACAATGCCAAACACATCAAATATCTGTACGCTCATTCCACTTGTCATCTGGTTACACATCTATTGAGGATAAGCGTTATGTGTTTAATTGGAATTATGATAAGTTTCCTGATCCTAAAGCATTTGGAAAATCTTTCACAGCTCGGGGTGTTGAAATAGTTGCTAACATTAAACCCTCACTTATGCTTAATCATCCACTTTTGCATGAAGTTTTAGCATTTGATGGATTCGTCAAAGATGAACATGGTGAACCTTTGCTTATTCAATTCTGGGATGATAAAGGATACTATTTAGACTTTACTAACCCAAACACAATAACGTGGTGGCAGGATAAGATAAAGACTACGCTTCTTGATAACCATATTAATTGTACATGGAACGATAATAATGAATTTGAAATTTGGGATGATGAAGCTCAAGTTTATGGATTTGGTCAGGGAGGCAAATTTAATCAATACAAAGCAATCATGCCATTACTTATGATGAAAGCGTCAAGAGAAATTCAAATGAATTATCATCAAGATAACATGCCTTATGTTATTAGTCGCTCCGGATGTGCTGGTATGGGTAAATATGTGCAAACATGGACTGGAGATAACCATACAAGCTGGCATACATTAAAGTTTAATAATAAGATGGCCATAGGATTAAGTTTATCAGGTGTTTTCAATTTCGGGCATGATATAGGTGGTTTTTCTGGACCAAAACCAGCTCCAGAGTTATTTCTAAGATGGGTTCAATGTGGGGTATTTTATCCACGATTTTCTATTCATTCGTGGAATAGTGATGGTTCGGTTAATGAAGCTTGGATGCACCCTGAAGTTATAGACGAAGTGAAGAGTGCTATGCATTTCCATGAGCGATTAACTCCCTATTTACAAGAGCTTGTAGAATATTCCCATTCTCATTTTGAACCAATTATTAGACCGACATTTTATGACTTTTATAATGATCAGAACACGTATCTTGATACCGATGATTTTATGTTAGGAAATAAAATACTTGTTTGTCCTATTGTTGAACAAGGTCAAACAGAAAGAAACGTTTATTTACCTAAAAATGAAGAAGGATGGGTAAATTATCATACCAATGAATCCTATAAAGGTGGCCAGACTATTACAGTACCGACAACGCTTGAACACATTCCATTATTCATTAGAAAGTCTTCCTCCATACCAATGTATAACCATGAGTTGACGGAAGTGAAAAGCTATTATTTCGAATAA
- the uxuA gene encoding mannonate dehydratase: MKLSFRWYGDNDPVKLQNIKQIPDMKHIVSAIYDVPVGDIWPKERIADLKSSVEKEGLSLSVIESLPVHESIKLGEGSRDQLIENYKESLKNLGEVGIKTVCYNFMPVFDWTRTDLNYVLEDGSETLMYDNDVVKNLDPITTNLHLPGWDESYTKTEMSSLIRKYRTMTDDDLWDNLTYFLNEVLPVAVECDINLTIHPDDPPWSIFGIPRIIKTKESYEKLLNINNVKNNGICFCTGSLGCLEENNLPEMIRTFGDHIHFVHMRNIKRLGNHSFVETGHLSKEGSVDMKEVIKALKDINYKGTIRPDHGRMIWGETGKAGYGLYDRALGATYINGLIEGVDK, encoded by the coding sequence ATGAAATTATCATTTAGATGGTATGGAGATAATGATCCGGTGAAACTACAGAATATTAAACAAATCCCCGATATGAAGCATATCGTTTCCGCCATTTATGATGTACCTGTGGGGGATATTTGGCCAAAGGAAAGAATTGCTGATCTAAAATCATCAGTCGAAAAGGAAGGGCTTTCATTATCAGTTATTGAAAGTTTACCAGTCCATGAATCTATTAAACTGGGCGAAGGAAGTCGCGATCAATTAATAGAAAATTACAAGGAATCTTTAAAGAATTTAGGAGAAGTGGGAATCAAAACCGTTTGCTACAACTTTATGCCTGTATTTGATTGGACGCGTACCGATCTTAATTACGTGTTAGAAGATGGGTCGGAAACACTTATGTATGATAATGATGTGGTGAAAAATCTTGATCCTATTACAACGAATCTCCATCTACCAGGCTGGGATGAAAGTTATACAAAAACGGAAATGTCTTCTTTAATTCGAAAATACCGGACAATGACAGATGATGATTTATGGGATAACCTTACTTATTTTTTAAATGAGGTCCTGCCAGTTGCAGTAGAGTGTGATATTAATCTTACTATTCATCCAGATGATCCACCTTGGTCAATCTTTGGAATTCCGAGAATAATTAAAACAAAAGAAAGTTACGAGAAACTTTTAAACATAAATAATGTGAAGAATAACGGGATTTGTTTTTGTACAGGTTCACTTGGTTGCTTAGAAGAGAACAATTTACCCGAAATGATTCGAACATTTGGAGATCATATTCACTTTGTTCACATGCGCAATATTAAACGTCTTGGCAATCATTCATTTGTAGAAACTGGACATTTATCCAAAGAGGGTTCTGTTGATATGAAAGAAGTAATTAAAGCACTGAAAGATATTAATTACAAAGGTACCATTCGCCCTGATCATGGTCGTATGATTTGGGGAGAAACAGGCAAGGCTGGATATGGTCTATATGATAGAGCCTTAGGCGCCACGTATATCAATGGACTAATTGAAGGGGTAGATAAATAA
- a CDS encoding TRAP transporter large permease: MTIIAGFVLFISFFILLALGIPIAISIIISAICTLFLILPFDVTIITAAQRMVTGIDNFTMLSIPLFVLAGILMNNGGIAFRLVNFAKVLVGRMPGSLAHTNIVGNMLFGSISGSSVAAAAAMGRIMTPLQVTQGYKKSYSAAANISSAPAGLLIPPSSLLIVYSLVSGGTSIAALFMAGYIPGILWGLACMGVAYVLAKKEGYPISERISWGDRIFLIINAIPSLLLIVIVMGGIVAGVFTATEGAAVAVLYAMILSLFYKSLKLKDIPNILKETVEITGMILLLITASALFSLVMSFTGLPEAISNGILSLTDNPILLLLLMNLILLVVGTFMDITPAVLIFTPIFLPISEAIGLDPVHFGIVIAFNLCLGNITPPVGSALFVGASVANVRIENVIRTLVPYFVVLIVMLLIITFIPQLSLFLPELFGI; the protein is encoded by the coding sequence ATGACTATCATCGCTGGTTTCGTCTTATTTATTTCTTTTTTCATTTTACTTGCTTTAGGTATCCCGATAGCTATATCCATTATCATTAGTGCCATTTGTACATTGTTTTTAATCCTACCATTTGATGTCACTATTATTACTGCAGCACAGCGTATGGTAACAGGTATTGATAACTTTACAATGCTCTCCATTCCCCTATTCGTCTTAGCAGGCATATTAATGAATAATGGTGGAATCGCATTTAGACTCGTAAACTTTGCAAAGGTACTGGTGGGGAGAATGCCTGGTTCATTAGCTCATACAAATATCGTTGGCAATATGTTATTTGGCTCTATTTCAGGTTCAAGTGTAGCAGCAGCTGCTGCTATGGGGAGGATTATGACACCCTTGCAAGTAACTCAAGGTTATAAAAAGAGTTATTCAGCTGCAGCCAATATCTCTTCTGCCCCAGCAGGATTATTAATACCACCAAGCTCATTATTGATTGTTTATTCATTAGTCAGTGGTGGTACCTCTATTGCTGCATTATTTATGGCAGGTTATATTCCAGGAATCTTATGGGGATTGGCATGTATGGGTGTTGCATATGTTCTGGCTAAGAAAGAAGGATATCCCATTTCGGAACGCATTTCTTGGGGAGATAGAATTTTTTTAATTATTAACGCAATTCCAAGCTTATTACTAATTGTTATCGTAATGGGTGGTATTGTAGCAGGAGTCTTTACTGCAACTGAAGGTGCTGCGGTAGCTGTATTATATGCCATGATACTATCACTCTTCTATAAGAGTTTAAAATTAAAAGATATACCAAACATCTTAAAGGAAACTGTTGAAATTACAGGAATGATATTGTTATTAATTACAGCCTCTGCCCTGTTTTCATTAGTTATGAGTTTTACAGGCTTACCAGAAGCTATCTCAAATGGAATCTTATCATTAACGGATAATCCTATCTTACTCTTATTATTAATGAACCTTATTTTATTAGTGGTTGGTACGTTTATGGATATTACACCTGCAGTTTTAATATTCACACCCATTTTCTTACCAATTTCAGAAGCCATCGGTTTAGACCCTGTGCACTTCGGTATTGTAATTGCATTTAATCTATGCCTGGGTAATATCACACCACCAGTAGGTAGTGCATTATTCGTAGGTGCTAGTGTAGCGAATGTGAGAATTGAAAATGTCATTCGTACGCTCGTTCCGTATTTTGTTGTCCTAATCGTTATGTTACTGATTATTACATTTATTCCACAATTGTCATTGTTTTTACCAGAATTATTTGGGATTTAA
- the uxaC gene encoding glucuronate isomerase, translating to MELIKDNFLLTTAKSKHLYQTIQNVPIYDFHCHLSPKEIYEDKNFSNITKLWLSHDHYKWRLMRAYGIDESLITGNGDDYEKFKAFMDMLPKTIMNPMYHWCYLELARYFNYYEPVQHTTPEKLYNYLNAKLQESSYSPRQLIERSNVKVICTTDDPCDNLKYHQLIKEDSTFNVSVHPTFRPDSYLTLNEKTIHTSIEKLNNATNQRIQTLDDYINALLIRIEYFHHHGARSSDQSFSELILTGLEKEKAESYFSSLKLGESLDSQSLKLLSGYILTELSKAYKKHGWVIQLHLGPLRNNNSIQLTNIGKDAGFDSIGDPLNAKELNALLDHLNVNDALSDTIIYPNNANDHLMVQATAGNFTSNKVKVQLGAAWWYNDTKEGMKQHLIDYANVGLLSQFVGMLTDSRSLLSYSRHEYFRRILCQLLGKLVEDGEIEDNQELLTGILKDICFNNAVRLFNIENIEEVK from the coding sequence ATGGAGTTAATCAAAGATAATTTTTTACTTACAACGGCTAAATCTAAACATTTGTATCAAACAATACAAAATGTACCTATTTATGATTTCCATTGCCATTTAAGCCCGAAAGAGATATATGAAGATAAAAACTTCAGTAATATAACAAAATTATGGCTTAGCCATGACCATTATAAGTGGCGATTAATGCGCGCGTATGGCATTGATGAATCATTAATTACTGGTAATGGCGATGATTATGAAAAGTTTAAAGCTTTCATGGACATGTTACCCAAGACAATTATGAATCCTATGTATCATTGGTGTTACTTGGAACTAGCTAGATATTTTAACTATTATGAGCCTGTTCAACATACCACTCCAGAGAAACTATATAACTATTTAAATGCTAAATTACAGGAATCATCCTATTCACCGCGTCAATTAATTGAACGAAGTAATGTAAAAGTCATTTGTACCACTGATGATCCATGTGACAATTTGAAATACCATCAACTTATAAAGGAAGATTCAACATTTAATGTCTCGGTCCATCCAACTTTTAGACCCGATTCATATCTCACTCTTAACGAGAAGACAATTCATACGTCCATCGAAAAGTTAAATAACGCGACTAATCAAAGAATCCAAACACTAGATGATTATATAAATGCATTGCTCATAAGAATTGAGTATTTCCATCATCATGGTGCAAGAAGTTCGGATCAAAGTTTTTCCGAGTTAATCTTAACTGGACTGGAAAAAGAAAAAGCTGAATCTTATTTTAGCTCATTAAAGCTTGGAGAATCTCTAGACAGCCAATCGCTAAAATTACTATCTGGTTATATATTAACGGAACTATCCAAAGCGTATAAGAAACATGGATGGGTAATACAGTTACATCTTGGACCTTTACGAAATAATAATTCTATTCAACTCACTAATATTGGAAAGGATGCTGGCTTTGATAGTATAGGTGATCCACTTAATGCAAAAGAATTAAATGCATTATTGGATCATTTAAATGTCAACGATGCATTAAGCGATACTATTATTTATCCAAACAATGCTAATGATCATTTGATGGTTCAAGCAACAGCAGGAAACTTTACGTCAAACAAGGTGAAAGTTCAACTAGGCGCTGCATGGTGGTACAACGATACAAAAGAGGGAATGAAACAACATCTAATTGATTATGCAAATGTGGGTTTATTATCTCAATTTGTTGGAATGTTAACTGATTCTAGAAGTCTACTTTCCTATTCACGTCATGAATACTTTCGAAGAATTCTATGCCAACTGCTTGGAAAATTAGTAGAAGACGGTGAAATCGAAGATAATCAGGAATTGCTGACTGGAATATTGAAAGATATTTGTTTTAACAATGCTGTAAGGTTATTTAATATTGAGAATATTGAGGAGGTAAAATAA
- a CDS encoding TRAP transporter substrate-binding protein — MGKFLILIVSVLIILAGCSNSKANGTAEGTKELVLAHNQPTNHPVHKSLVDFKERLEKKSNGRLKLKIYANGQLGSEREVIEMTQTNAIQFTKVSASALESFSESYSLFSMPYLFESQKSYRAIMKKPEIQKAFFNTTEDNGFIGVTYYDAGVRNMYTKDRIIKTNADMKGLKTRVQPSKTSVQMIDALGGTPTPMSFSEVYTALQSGIIDAAENNETALTDNKHGEVAKHYFYTEHAMVPDILIMNKDAYDQLTNQEKKWLKEAAEESTVLHEKRWDKQVRKAIETAKEDMDVEFHEVNKASFLKAVKPLQEQFKNNKETKEQYELIKEVEKNE; from the coding sequence ATGGGGAAATTTCTAATACTTATTGTAAGCGTTTTAATAATCTTAGCTGGTTGTTCTAACTCTAAAGCAAATGGAACAGCAGAAGGAACAAAAGAATTAGTCCTCGCACATAATCAACCGACAAACCATCCAGTGCATAAATCGTTAGTAGATTTTAAAGAACGTTTAGAGAAAAAGTCTAATGGGAGACTCAAACTAAAAATTTATGCAAATGGACAACTAGGTAGTGAACGTGAAGTAATTGAAATGACACAAACCAATGCAATTCAATTTACAAAAGTATCTGCCAGTGCTTTGGAAAGTTTCTCAGAATCCTATTCATTATTTAGCATGCCTTATCTTTTTGAATCGCAAAAAAGTTATCGAGCTATTATGAAAAAACCAGAAATCCAAAAAGCGTTTTTTAATACAACGGAAGATAACGGATTTATAGGTGTTACTTACTATGACGCCGGTGTAAGAAACATGTATACAAAAGATCGTATCATCAAAACAAACGCTGATATGAAAGGATTAAAAACACGAGTTCAGCCAAGTAAGACAAGTGTTCAGATGATTGATGCCCTCGGTGGTACCCCTACGCCAATGTCTTTTAGCGAAGTATATACAGCTCTGCAATCAGGAATTATTGACGCAGCTGAAAATAATGAAACCGCCTTAACAGATAATAAACATGGGGAAGTTGCAAAACATTATTTCTATACAGAACATGCGATGGTTCCGGATATCTTAATCATGAATAAAGATGCTTATGATCAATTAACTAATCAAGAAAAGAAGTGGCTAAAAGAGGCAGCAGAAGAATCTACCGTCTTACATGAAAAGCGATGGGATAAACAAGTAAGAAAAGCGATTGAAACAGCTAAGGAAGATATGGATGTGGAATTTCATGAAGTTAATAAAGCCTCGTTTTTGAAAGCTGTAAAGCCTTTGCAAGAACAATTTAAAAATAACAAAGAAACGAAGGAGCAATACGAACTAATAAAGGAGGTGGAGAAAAATGAGTAA
- a CDS encoding STAS domain-containing protein: MENGRLEIHDMIHYVEDKREDFQQKLLSEAVNVAEVIHDILRQGNIDLLKNAEKLVVYILENNHQDIVEFAKQEGVAWAQHSLTLAFKLEWVQAIRRSLWKTIYEYQSEFNLPSIREDFFELEKQINNNIDQFLNTFFLSYSDFKDQLIYRQRKDVEHLSVPIIPISPTVAILPLIGNIDSYRMDIIEEKVLMDIAKTRIQTLIMDLSGITDMDEIVIDHFHKVLEGISMMGCETVITGLRPELVREMIHLGINFNQKAITKGTLQQSLKDYLL, from the coding sequence ATGGAGAATGGCAGACTTGAGATTCACGATATGATTCATTACGTTGAGGATAAAAGAGAAGATTTTCAACAGAAGTTGTTATCAGAAGCCGTAAATGTGGCAGAGGTTATTCACGATATTCTAAGGCAAGGTAATATTGATCTCTTAAAGAATGCTGAAAAATTAGTGGTTTATATCTTGGAGAACAACCACCAAGATATTGTTGAATTTGCTAAACAGGAAGGTGTTGCCTGGGCTCAGCATTCCCTTACTTTAGCTTTTAAGCTGGAATGGGTTCAGGCGATAAGAAGATCATTGTGGAAAACCATTTATGAATACCAATCCGAATTCAACTTACCTAGTATTAGGGAGGATTTTTTTGAGTTAGAGAAACAAATTAATAATAACATTGATCAGTTTCTCAATACCTTTTTCCTAAGCTATTCGGATTTTAAAGACCAATTAATCTATAGACAAAGAAAAGACGTAGAACATCTATCTGTACCGATTATCCCAATTAGTCCTACTGTTGCAATTCTTCCTTTAATAGGAAATATTGATTCGTATCGAATGGACATCATTGAAGAAAAGGTACTAATGGATATTGCAAAGACCCGAATTCAGACGTTAATTATGGATTTATCAGGTATTACTGATATGGATGAGATCGTTATCGATCATTTCCATAAAGTACTAGAGGGAATTAGTATGATGGGATGTGAAACGGTTATTACCGGGTTGAGACCAGAACTGGTGAGAGAGATGATTCACCTTGGCATTAATTTCAATCAAAAAGCCATCACAAAAGGAACACTACAGCAATCTTTAAAGGACTACTTACTGTAA
- a CDS encoding TRAP transporter small permease, which yields MSKIKNLIDKLLLIVTGILLTVMAILSIWQVIARYVLNTPSTVSEEIIRMLLIWFSLTSAAYVFGQKKHIAILFIREKFHKKTQRMIEILSNIILLIIAIVLMIGGGIQVVNLTLSQVAPATGISMATMYGALPVSGVFVAFYAIHSLTTSDITRSENGSEVL from the coding sequence ATGAGTAAAATAAAAAATTTAATCGATAAGCTTCTTCTTATAGTTACCGGTATATTGTTAACCGTTATGGCTATCCTATCTATTTGGCAAGTTATAGCAAGGTATGTATTAAATACACCAAGTACGGTAAGCGAAGAAATCATACGGATGTTATTAATATGGTTTTCCTTAACTAGTGCAGCCTATGTTTTTGGTCAAAAAAAGCATATTGCTATTCTCTTTATTCGAGAGAAATTTCACAAGAAAACACAGCGAATGATTGAAATATTGTCAAATATTATTCTATTAATTATTGCCATTGTTCTCATGATAGGGGGAGGGATACAAGTTGTTAATTTAACACTTTCCCAAGTAGCCCCTGCAACGGGTATATCCATGGCAACAATGTATGGAGCACTTCCTGTTTCAGGAGTATTTGTTGCATTTTATGCCATTCATAGTTTAACTACAAGTGATATAACACGGTCAGAGAATGGAAGTGAAGTATTATGA
- a CDS encoding SDR family oxidoreductase codes for MEQQFNGLNVVITGASGVIGKTFVKALVHAGANVGLIGRNIEKLEDVIADIDPNNNQTVALTADVLDKISLIESKQKFNQQFGKVNALINCAGGNHPDATTMDEHFNRQSEKSFFDLSEEGVEHVLKLNYTGSFLPTQVFGEDLTEGEGNTIINISSMNAFQPLTKIPAYSGAKAAISNFTQWLSTYFEGKVRVNAIAPGFFETSQNKELLRDKDGSYSERAHKILSQTPMKRFGNPEELIGTLFWLLDSNASRFVTGVIVPVDGGFSSYSGV; via the coding sequence ATGGAACAGCAATTTAATGGTTTAAATGTTGTTATAACTGGTGCAAGTGGTGTTATTGGCAAAACATTTGTCAAAGCCCTAGTTCATGCAGGTGCAAATGTGGGGTTAATAGGGCGAAACATAGAGAAGTTAGAGGATGTTATCGCTGATATAGACCCTAATAATAACCAGACAGTTGCTTTAACAGCAGATGTGTTAGATAAAATATCATTAATAGAATCAAAACAGAAATTCAATCAGCAATTTGGTAAAGTAAATGCATTAATTAACTGCGCAGGTGGTAATCACCCTGACGCTACGACAATGGATGAGCACTTTAATCGGCAATCTGAAAAGAGCTTCTTTGATTTAAGTGAAGAAGGCGTTGAACATGTCCTTAAACTGAATTATACAGGGAGTTTCTTACCAACCCAAGTATTTGGTGAAGATTTAACGGAAGGTGAAGGCAATACCATTATTAATATTTCTTCCATGAATGCATTTCAACCACTTACTAAGATTCCAGCATATAGTGGAGCAAAAGCTGCAATTAGTAACTTCACCCAATGGTTAAGTACTTATTTTGAGGGAAAAGTACGTGTGAATGCTATTGCACCAGGTTTTTTTGAGACTTCCCAAAATAAAGAATTATTAAGAGATAAAGATGGTTCTTATTCTGAACGTGCCCATAAAATTTTAAGTCAAACACCTATGAAACGTTTTGGTAATCCAGAAGAGTTAATTGGTACGTTATTTTGGTTGCTTGATAGTAACGCCAGTCGTTTTGTAACAGGGGTTATTGTCCCAGTTGATGGTGGATTTTCATCGTATTCAGGAGTATAA